In Phaseolus vulgaris cultivar G19833 chromosome 7, P. vulgaris v2.0, whole genome shotgun sequence, the genomic stretch GCAAATTATCAAAGCGAAATTTCAATTCTAATTAGATAACAGCGTAACAGGTATATAAAGAAGTATAGCTAAGTTTTTTGCTTGTAGTTTCTGTTCTCGTGGAATGCAGAACAGTATTACAGGTATGTTTTGCCACGAGGATAAATCAAGAGCCAAATCATAAAATGAAATGACTTTTGCTAATATTTAAAGGCGAGAAGGTACTATCAGTATTATATCATTCGAATAattgtagaaaaaatatttttagaattttatatcCAAATGCTTTGAATTTTCAAATGTTGTTTAAGTAGCCTTAAAAGAAAGTCTGGTCAATAACGAATGGTGAATCTAATGTTAACAGGTACCCAAAGGGTGGGACAAACTGTTTGTTTCTGTTGTCTCCGTAGAAAATGGCAAAACAATTGCAAAGTCGAGCAAAGTGCCAGTGCGTAATGGAGGTTGTCAATGGTCAGATAACTTTTCAGAATCTATATGGGTTTCGAGAAATAATTCTGCCAAGGATATTGATGATTTTGTCCTCAAGCTTATTGTTGCAATGGTATTATCCTATTGCTGCTATGCACACCGTTTTGTTTCTGTTCCTTTATTTTTATCAGCTTGAAATTTCTGTTTGGATTAGATTGCTATATAAATAATCATTATCACTTAACAGGGGTCATCAAAATCTGGCATCCTGGGGGAGGCCTCTGTTAGTTTGACTAGCTATATGAGTTCAGGGGCTGCTACTCCACTTTCAATCCCACTGATTAAGTGCAACCATGGGACAATTTTGCAAGTGAGTCGATTATAAGGGGACATATAGAACTGGAAATCTGGAATATTTTGTTTATGGAAGtttttatgattataaatatatcaattgtccacacattttttttcttgtgattATATAATGTCTCTATTTCACTTAATCAAGTAGTCTTGGACAAACAGTATCACAGGGAAATAATTTCTTCCCTTCTTGCAAATGGATTATTCCATTGTGACAAATTTCTTTTTGATTAACTTTACGCACGATGATGACACTGCTTTTGAGTCGTTTTTCAACTTAATTTTCATTGAACTTTTCTTAATCGACTGATTTGTGCACGACActtgaattttatttatgaagATTATGGCCCCATAAGAGTACTGCTATGACATGAGGTTTTTCATTTTTCCTCTTACAAGACAATGTCCCggttcttcacttcgaagataCGTGGTTTACTTTTTCGTTAGAACTATCAGtatcacaaaaaaaaattacccaTTACCCTATCTTGTCGAGAACCCGTTTTCTTGATTCATCTTTGCTCACTTAAGCAGTACTCACTGTGATTCTGCTATCCCAATAAAGAGACAAACTATCATCACAAGATAGAGTATATATTGATATCtttctttttgaaaaaaaaaactacttatcaactccttttattaatataatactaataaatataaatagatataatttttttattattattaataaaaacaagttATTAAGTCattgtattttaaaaagaagtgtaaaattatatttttcctaTTATAATAAAGCTATAACAGAAAAAAGTCATTGAACATAGAGTTGGGAATTCAGTGGCTGTGTATTTTTCAGGTAACTGTGCAGTGCCTGACACCAAGAACGAAACTCAGGTTTGAATTGGCAGCTAGTCTTGTCTTGTATATTAAAATGTCAATTATCTTGTAAGTATTTATCTCCTACACTTTTTCCAGTGATCAAGAGACAAATTTCCATTTGAAGGCCATCaatgaaaataattatgatCTGGCTATCAAATCCAATGAATCTGATTGTTCAAATATCCAGAGTGTTGAATCTTCCTCTGTTGAAGATTTTGATTCTACCTTATCCCCCGGAGAAATTGAGACAAGGGTAAAATTACAACATTTTCCGTGTCATAATCATATCTGTTTTGTTGCCTAAATGGTTATAGATTTCTTCCCATACATGCATATAGGTAAAAAATAAGTCTCTTCTTAATAATCAATTATCAGGATGAGCTCTGCAGACTCGAATAATTATCTAGTTTAGCTGTTTAGATTTAGGGTATCCTGGAGTATCAGGCACTATTCACGAGGTATTCTGGAACTTTTTAACCAAAAGATATTGCATAATATTCACCAATTCCAATTTGAACTGGCTTTTTTAACATAGTAATTTAGTGAGATTTTCACGTGGAGATGGTAAATGCATTTCATCCTAATGGGTATTTTAGAAGTCATCCGTTGTACAGAGTTCTCTTCCATCACGATCCAGGAAGCAAAATAATTTATGCCAGTGGAGCCATCAGCTTGCTTATGTTTGAGTTATGTCGTAATTTACTATTGGCCTGCCATTATCATGATAATGACGCGTTGCACTGGCACTTTGTCTGCAGGAAACAAGCTTCTCCGGATCTGTATCAAACTGCAGCCATTACTCAACTGAGGGTTCCACAGGAAGGGAAAATATTTCCTCTAGTATCAGTGATGGGCAGAGCCCGACTGGAATACAAGGTTCAACCAGTTCCCAGAAAAGTGTATCCCATCACGATTACCCTGTAAATTCTTCTCAGTCAAATAATTCGTCATTTGTTTCCCAGCATATGCCAGAGATTGGTGCATTATCTTCTAAAACGACCAGTGCTTCCAATAATCGTCTGGAAACAAATGAAGAGCTACGGGCAGAAGCGAAGATGTGGGAAATGAACGCCCGAAAGGTAATGGGTGATTTAGACGAGTTGAGAACAGAACTCTCAGATCAATACAAAAATCTGGCAGGTATAAAAATGGACCTTTCAGCGGCCCAGGTAGAGCGTGATAGTTTAAAACAAGAAGTTGAACACTTAAAATTGTCATTTGGGGATCCAAGAGCGAGACAGCGAGCATCGGAAGATTCACTATCTGAAGGTGAATGTATTTCCGAAATTGAGAATGCTCTAAAGGAGGAATTGAAGTTCGAAAAGGAATCAAATGCCAACTTGTCTTTGCAACTGAAGAGGAGCCAAGAAGCAAATCTGGAGCTCGTTTCTGTTCTCCAGGAGCTGGAAGAGACCATAGAACAGCAGAAAATTGAGATAGAAAACCTTTCATCACTAACCTCAGAATTCAGTGATCTGGACAAATCTTTCCAAATAAGTAGAGAAGGAAACAAGCAGTTTATGCAACAGCTAGAACAACTGGAGGAATCTAAGAAAAATCTGCTGGTCAAGGTGGAAGAGCTGGAAAGTGCCTTGGAGGACAAAATGCGAGAGATTGAACATTCGAAGATTCAAAATAACAAAACCCTTTCAGATATTGAAATGGAATATGAAGGCAAATTATCTGCTAAAGACAAAGAAATGTTAAGTTTGAAAGCAAAGCTATTTGAATCTATCCCAGAAAGTCGTAATGTGGAGACTGTCTCCAAAAATTTTGGTGATGCAGATCTTTTGAGAGAAGTTGAATTACTTAAAGAAAAAGTTCAGGAACTTGAGGTGGACTGCAATGAGCTGACAGAagaaaaccttgagctcttatTCAAGCTAAAAGAAGCAACGAAAAGTTTGAAAGATGGTGGAGCATCTCAAGACCTTTTGTCAGACAAGGTCAAAGATCAATCTTCTACTAATTTTGGGTCTGAGATAGGCAACAATTTATTTCGAATATTCCATTCAGGAGACATGATCCAAGGGGAAAACAACATTAAGAGTAGTGATGATGATGACATTTCAATTCAAGAGCCTGGGACTTCAAAATTAGCTCTAGAAGTCCGAATCACAGATTTGAATGAGGAACTAACTAATAAAACATCTGAGATAGGAAATCTTGAGGCTAATTTATCATACAAAGAAAAGGAGATTGGGTCTCTGCAAAAGCTACTGAATGAGCTAGAAGACAAGGTTTATCATCTTGAACAAGAACATAGTCAACAAGAGAAACAAATGGAGGccatgataaaagaaaatatgcatGAACTGGAGCTCAGCATATCAGACAGAGAACAGGAAAGGCAACAATTGTCAATGCGCGTTTCTGTTTTAGAAGCTCAGTTGAGAGATTTGACAAATGAACGAGAGTTTCATTTGGAAGAACTAGAGAACTCTAGATCTAAAGCGGCAAGGCTTCAAGAGAAGATTATGGAGATGCAGACTGAGATAGATTCTTCAACACAAGAAGCACAAATTCGCTGGTCAGAAGCACAAGAAGAATGTGAATATCTAAGAGTAGCAAACCGGAATTTACAAAATACCATAGAAAATCTTGCAGAAGAATGCAGTTCTGTCAAAAAGATAAATGGAGAGTTGAGGCAGGAAAAGTTGAAGGTAGAGGAATATTGCTCCCTTATGGGAGCCAGATTAAGGGAATCAGATGAAAGATTCGCCCAGTGCTCTGAAAGAGTGGAACACCTGGAAGAGAGCTTCACTTTAATGCTGGAAGATATTGCATCAAAAGTGAAACATCTAATTTCAGATTTAGATGgtcttttttatgaaaataggAAACATATGGAGCAGGGTGAAGCCTTACTGAATCAGATGCAAATGGAGAAGATGGTAGAAACTCAAAACCTAGAACTAGAAATTGAGAAACTCCGTTTGAAACTTTCGGCAGTATATCATGAAAAGGAGAAAATAGCTTCTAACGCTTTGCTTGAAGTATCCACATTACGTGATGATAAAGCCAAACTGGAATCTGCTTTTGAAGAAGCTCAATCTAAAGTGATTTTGGCTCAGAACGAGGTTGATGCGATGCAGTCTCAAAATGAACAAAAGCTGAAAGACCTAACAACTCAAGTTGCCGAATACAAAATTAAAGTGGAAATGCTGACGACTGAACATGAAAAGTTGTTGAAGCTGGTGGAAGACAGCAAATCAAGAGAGCTAAAATTCAAAAGTACTATAAATGCTCTTGAATTAAAACTTACAGTCACTGAATATGAAAGACAACAAATCATGGACGAATCGGGAAATTTAAAGGTTAAATTGCAGCAGAACTATAAGTTTGAAAATGAGAATATAGCTCTAAACAACGAGCTTAATGCTTCTAAATCGGAGAAAGAGAGACTGGAGGCCTCATTGCACCTAACATCTGAATTATGTGAAGATTTGAAGGCGGATAAGACATCCCTAGAAGAAAGACTTGTGCAGTTGGAGAATGACTTGAAGGCAAGAGAAACAAGATGTGTCCAGGATACTGAGCTCAGTCACAACAAAAGAATAAACAGGCAGCATCAACAGACCATACAACTGCTTGAACAGGAAAAAGCTGAGTTCCAAACAAAAGCCCAAGCCCTTGAAGAAGAATTGAAGCTGATTAAGGAACAAAAGAGAAATCAGGTTTCGAAGTTTAACAGGAAATCTTCACCTGTTCACGATGATACGAAGGCATCAAAAGTTAGTTCTCTTTTTCATTAACGCCGTGATAACATTGTGTTGACAGGActattaattttctttatttgattTAGCAGAATTTTGGGGTGAAGAATACCAATCAACATCGCAATAATAGGAAAAAGTCATTGAAGAATGACAGCATCAAATATCAGAGTGAGGTGATATGTTTTGAACTTGACTACATAGTAATTTACCTCCGAGTCAAAGGTTACAAAGTATATTTTATGATTACATTTGTGTGGATGCCACCTAGTGATAATATCAAATAAATGTAGTGTCACTGGAAATGGAaccttattttttatgtttctgtttcatgtcttctttttcttatataggTAGAAACTGAACTTGGACTTCTTGATGAAAATATTCATGCTGTTGAAGTAGATCCACTATCAAAGACTCAATTGCATGACAACGAACAAGCAAAAGCAAACGAAGCCAATAACATTGAAGTTCAAATTCACAGGTTAGAGGAACATATTTCAaagtttaaaagaaaaagtttttaatttgtttgcaTGACCCTCTTATGCTGATTCTTTTACTTGTTTTAagctttcttttctatttagaACAATCCATTAACAACAAAAGTTCTCTCTCACTAGGTGGTTTAAACCATGCAAACAGGATAATTCTTATGTCTTACAAGATTGTTTCAACATTGAATATATTCATGACATTGAATGTTCTACAAATGCAATTAATCCATAGTGATATATGTGGACCATCTACTATACCTAATATCTCTGGGGCTTGTTTGTCTGTAACTTATATCTCAAATGGCCTCATTCCTAGAATATTTGGGTGCACAACTTTTTTTTACATATCCACAATCAAAATAGAAACAAACTTGATCCTTGGGTTATTAGAGGTGTCTTTTTTTAGTTATTCAGCAATCCAAAGGATACAAGTGTTATAAACCTTCATCTAAAAAATTGCATATCTCCATTGATGTCACCTTCATTGAAACTAAATCTTTTTTCTCCAATGTTGGGTCCCAAGAAGTTCTTTAGAAGATTGTGTAACCACCTTGAACCCTTTATTTTGTATATGCTCCAACTGAAACCTTTAAAAATGAATCTATAgataagaaaattaattttgggACAAGATTAGAAGCTGAAACtggtaatattattattgatgccACTGAACTCCAACAAGAAAATACAGAAATAGTAAGAAATTCAACCCCAAGAGTTAGTACCTACAATTTTTCAAGATTCAACAATGTCTATACAAGGATGAAGAGCATACCAAACATGTGGCAAGTCCATGAATCCAATCTAAGCTTTGAACCTAAAACTACAGACAAAATTTGAACTAGTAAATGAAAAAACTCTCAACTCTCCAAATGACCTTGATCTTCCAATAGCCATAAGAAAAGGTACAAGAAACTGCACAaaacaatctctctatcctctATCAAAGTATGCTTCTCTGGATAGATTATTGGCTAACCATAAAAGGTTCATCGTTAGTTTGAATTCTATTGTTGTCCCTAACACTATTACTGAAGCTTTGACAAAGAAAGAATGGAGAGATGCCATGAAAGTGAAGATGGATGCATTATTGTACTTAGAAAATTGTTGATAAACCCAAAAAATAGAATATTGATGACTGCAAATGGATATTcacaataaaatataaggctaATGGGTTTATTGAAAGATACGAATCAGGGTTGGTTGCCAAAGCATACACTCAAGCTTATGGCATAGACTACCAGGAAACTTTTGCACCAATTGCCAATTGCTAAAATGAATACTATAAGGATTCTTGCACCAGTTGCTAAATTGAATACTATAAGGATTCTTTTTCCCTTAGCTGCCCACTTTGATTGGAATCTTCTATAATATGAAGTCAAAAATGTCTTTCTCCATGCAGACCTAGAGGACGAAATCTCTATGAATATTCCACTTGGATTTGAAGGAGACAGAAAAAATAAGATGTGCAGACCACAAAAGGCTCTTTATGGACAGAAACAATCCCTTAGATCTTGATTTGGCTACAAACAAAGTCATGGATAACACACTTTGTTTACTAAACATTCAGGGAAAGAGGGGGTAACAATCCTTCtagtttatgttgatgatattataATGAATGGAAATGATGAAAGGGAGTAGGAAGAATTGAAATAGAGACTAGTCTAGGAATTTTAACCAAAAGAGCTAGGAAGATTGAAGAATTTTCAAGGGATTGAAGTAGCCTACTCTAAATAGGGAATTTTCATATATTAGCAAAAATATATAACTGATATTGCTAGCAGAAACTGGAAAAATTGGGTGCAAACCAGTATGAACTCCAATGGATCCTATTCACAAGTTATGTAAGGTTGAAGTGGAACCAACCATAGAGAAAAATATGTATCAGAGACTAATcgaaaaattaatttatctgGCTCGCAAACGATCGGACATTGCTCATTCAGTGTCATCAGCTAATTTATGCATGAACTGAAGGAATCTCATCATCAAGCTGCTTATATAACTCTACATTACTTGAAGGACAATCTTGGAAAGAGAATACTATTCAAAAGAAATGGAAGACTAAATCTTGAAGCCTATACTGATGTAGATTATGCAGGTTCTCTTGTTGATAGAAGATCAACAACTGGATATTGTACTTTCCTAAGTGGGAACTTAGTGACATGGTGAAGCAAAAAACAGAGTACAGGGGCAAGGCAAGATCATCAGTTGAATCGGAGTTTAGGTCCATTTAATATGGGCTGTGTGAGTTATTATGGCTAATGACTTGAAAGTTAATTTGGAGGGATCCATGATAGTAAGTCAGAATAGGCATTGCATATAATCCCATTCAGCATGATAGGACAAAACATATTGGAATAGATAGACACTTCATTTAGGAAAAATTAGAAGAAGATTTAGTAGGCACATCAATCATTATAAGGTGAAAACACCACATGGCggttaaagaagaaaaaaatatgaagttaCAGAAGTAGAAACCAACTTTTATTTGGTTTCATCATGTAGTCCCCAAATGGAAAACTTATCCAGAAAGAATTTTGTTTGTTATATAGTTCCTTAAATAATGGAGTTTAACAAGTGGAAATGTTCGGGAGGGATGAAAGGTTGGATATCATTCTATCCCTTCGCTTCTCTAATAACCAAGAATGGTTtttcttaaagaaaataaaatagagaaggacaaaaatgaATGGAGAAGAAATTATAAgaggaaaaataaaagaaaacagtgTTTTCTTGCTTCCACTGATATCCAGATTGAGTCTTCATTACAAATAATGTCAAATTCCTCGGCAATTGATTTTGTGTTCTTGATATGTAAGCAAAGTAGCCAATTTTCACTGGATTTCCTTTTGAGGCTCATATTGTGTTCCTTTTGGTTAAAACCAAGTTTAAAACATTGAAGTCAAAATGAAGTTGTCCATTTAGGGAGGCCGGAAGACTGGAATGCTGTTGCAAAGATGTCGCAGTTACTCTGATAATAATTTTGGAAGCCTTTTGTTTTAATCCATGCCTTGTTTTTCACTTGAAGtaatattgttatatatatatatatataaccccatgtatatttatttttcagatCACCATCTAGAGGGCAAAAAATCCAGGTAAATGGCCCAGTAAAATCAGTGGCTGAAGAACTAGTAACGAAAGAAAAATTTGAACGTACAAAATCTATGCTAGAGGCAGAGTTAAGAGATATTCAGGAGCGCTACTTCCACATGAGCCTTAAGTATGCTGAGGTGGAAGCCGAGCGTGAAGAACTTGTGATGAAGCTCAAGGCAACCAAGAAAAAAGGATGGCTTTCATAACTATGATCAATCCAATTACCCTTTATTGGATTTGAGACTGCCAATCTCGGGTGACTTTTCTCACGAATTTTAAGTGTCCGATTTTTCAATCAACTATAGGATGTACCATTTGAAAATGACTCATTCATTGAATAGGAGAATAGTAAAAAAACTATAATGGTCTTTGTACTTGTAAATATCAGAAATTTTGAAGGTAGAATTACACTTAGCAAGTGCTGTTGTAATTGTATTGGGTGCTCAACACTTGCTTTTCCTTGTACACTACTCTTTCTATCCCAAGGGTTTGCAGTTTCAATTTCCAGACACGCAAAATTCACTATTTGGCCTCCCATATGAGTTGTATTATTcaataaagaataaaggaaTACAAAATTAAGCCAAGAGATAATCCATAATCTGGGACAAACTAGGCAATTGCAAAAGAGGGCCAACCAAACTGAATCATACATAAATTACAACTTCTGAGCCTTCAATATCGTTGCTGAATAATGAATACCCTGTCACTGACCAAGTCTATTTATAACCATTTGAACCGGTAGATTTTCTCCGTGACTCTTGTGTGACAAACAagttaaattcaaatatttagCAAACTTTttccaataaaataaaatattatcgaAGAAATGTTTTCTGCGGCATCCACTTTTCATTGTTACATTTTTTTCTGCATAATACAAATAGATGAGAATAAGGTTGAGAATGTAAAATATTACGAGAATATTATATATACGTGTTGTCATTTATGTAAAACCTTGAACTTTGACTTATAGTTAATGATTCAGctttataattaaaacaataatttattgcatttaaattaaagaatatttacaatattttggTTTAGTCtggtttcaaatttaaaaatcgtATTAGCTGATAAAATCTATTTGAATTCACTACTTTAGAAATACAAATATCTTTTCCAACTAATTGTCAAGGTTTTCtcttaacaaaatttaataactGAAATTCTCAACAATTTAATTAAtagcttcttttttttttactgcgAAATTAATGTTTGGATTCATATAAATTATAGCTAGACGTGCCTTTTTATTCATAGGCtacttttacaaaattaaattaccataatgtgttaaaatttacATTTAGAATCTCCGTTTTATGAAGCTACTTTTTTAAAGTCACGTAGAAGTCATAGCAAGAACTATAGTTTTATTTAATGCACGCATTCATGTGTCAATCACGAATCTAAGCATAGTATTGATATGAAGATCTAAGTGTTTCCAAATGCACaaagttaatttatttcataGTAAAATCCCATTACAAAGAAATAGAAATTGTAAAAAGTTATATGAAGTATGtcataataaaagaaaaaatatacatattttgaaaaaaaattatataatcaatcacaattcttttataataataagaatattatgtaatccaaatattttactttttataaataaataattaatactaTAATTATTAACCAATAGATAGTGACTTGGATCGTAATCCTTATAATATCTTTCCCATATCACATTAGATTTACAAAGTTAATGTGTTACATTATTGAAaagatttaatttaatataaaaagtttAAGGATGCTTCTTTTTAATTTACAGTACTAActcaaatgaaaaaataaaataaaaatgaaagaaaaaaaaaacttattttaatataatattttatagttgAATTGAGACTAATTTATTGAAACGTGTCTATTATGAAActtcaaatatatttataaatatcaattttacttaattttttaagattttcCCCGCACGTAAAGGATTAAAGTACAATGACTTTCTCGTAGCTTTTCACATTCAGAAATTTTCTAATACAACAACTCCATGTACAAATTTTACTTTGGATCCGTTTTCTCTTGTAACTGACTAATAACTAATGAAATGCAATCCACTTCGTTCATAACACATATGAATTGAATATCATTAGCTACCATTACCAATACTAAAAATTCATACAATAATATTAAgaagttaaatatatatttataataattttataataccaacaaattttcattaagataaatataaaataattctaatAATAGAATGGagtttaaatctaactcaatttataaatgaaatttgtatcaatatatattataaaatattattatttttaattgatatggatctcaaacatatatataattttttttgaataaatattgaagggataattaaaaataggaaaagaaaattggaaaaaaaaatggtcCTGAAGTTGAAAATAAAAAGCAAATAAACGTGGGTGTTATGTTGAAGTGAGGAGGGAAAACGAAGATAGAAAACATGAAGCACTAAAATCCAATGGATCACTACGTACGAAGGGATAATATATGCTCCTTGGCTCCTAAGAAATGTTGCAGAACACGTTTACAACACTAGATAGTGGCCAAATTCTTTATATGCTCCATGTGATTACCACATCACTGTAGTTTGGGGGCCATATGTCCAATAAAATCACATTATATATATGTAGCTAATAATCtatcaaaaatatataaaagaattaatAAGCACAGTAATGATGTAAGATGCAAAGGCACTAGAAAAGCAACATCACAAGAGTCATATACTTTTTACTTATACATATCAACCACAACAACAATACAAGTTACAAACCCACATTTATTccacaatatatatatagttatactGATAGACAAAGTCTGCAGTTGAAATCATCGCAACAAAACAAACACTATAAAAACGACAAAAACTTACACACAGTTTTTAAAGCGATTTTGTATTGTTTTTTGATCAGGTTAAAGTTTTACTTTGATAATCTATGTAATAAAGGTTTGCAGTAAATGTTGCAGAAGATTACAAAGTAAAACTGTAATTCTGATTGGAAAACAATACCAGAGTCTGAAAAGAACtgcatataaattttttgttgTAGAAGAAATGAAGTAGGGTACAGATATTGTGAGAGGTCCCTCAAGAGCCCAAATCACAGTGTGAAGTGAGATGGAGAAGCTGAAAAATGCCAAAGGATTGAAGTTGCCCTTTCCAAGAGAAAGCACCATGAAAAGATATGGAGGAGAGCATTATATATAATGAGATGTCCACCACCCAAAGTGAGAAAGAAGGTGGTGGCATGGAAGGGGTGTTACATGGTTTGGGAAGGGGTGGTGCAGTTGACAGAGGGTTTGAAGATGAAGGGAGGATTGGGTGTTATAGGATTTGGTTCTTGTTGGTCATAATGGCAATAAAGGAATGAGATGACTTAAGTAGCTTGTGTGGTGTTGGGTGACTTTTTGTTAAAGGGAACATAAATTAAAGTGATAAAGAGTGAAATGGAGGTTCCTAATATGGCATCTTCCAAAGCATATGCTTCTTTCTTCCACATATCACTAACACCTTTTCATTTTCCCCTCACGTGTCTTCTTTTTTCCTACACTTCACATTTATTATTCTACTTCTCATCAAAACTATACTAGGCCTTCAACTATGGGCTAACAAAACCAACCAACCCACTGTGATGCCATGCTTCTGATTCAATTCccagaaaataaaattctaattttGAGTAGGGATATGAGCAAGGCAACAAAACCCATTTGAATTTGCATAATGGAAGTGGAAGTACAAAAGAAAAAGGGgctttaacatttattattattatttatttttgtataaactATTAACTGCTGTTTAATAAATTGTATTAATTTGTGGTAGAGAATTTAATTGGTCGTGTACCTGTGTGATGTCGGGCCTAAGTAATGTTTGTCCACTTGATACACAATGTGTTGTCGTGTTGCTAGTCTCCAAATCCTTCGTAACTCTTCCTCTCTTACATGCATGCTCCGCCGGTCGATGGGGATacgattgcactccgacactcaagtcagtgctagtatttttgttttgttctctCTGGATATGAAAACGTACATTTCCTCCCTTCAGAAGTCTTACTTATAGGTTGACTTGGACCTCTTCTTGTGTGGGTCAGGTAATCAGTTCACCAGGACAAGTGTAATGGTCTTAAGGTCATGTATCGTGGCTTCCTAATATCATGAGAGTGTATTTCGAAGTGTGTCTTTGACTCATTCAACGTCAGTTATAACTGTTTCTTTATCACGTATTTATTATGTTGTATTATTAATTCGTGTGTTCGGTCGTCCGAGGTCTTACCGGTACCAGTGTAACTTTGGCAGCGGAGATGAAGCAGAAACGACAGAAGTAGTAAGATGAATGGAATGTTAGGGATTAAACAGAAATAAGAAAAGATGCAGGGACAAATGAGA encodes the following:
- the LOC137830324 gene encoding uncharacterized protein isoform X1; the encoded protein is MFRLHKHRAAKSGDRIEFRISHLKALQVPKGWDKLFVSVVSVENGKTIAKSSKVPVRNGGCQWSDNFSESIWVSRNNSAKDIDDFVLKLIVAMGSSKSGILGEASVSLTSYMSSGAATPLSIPLIKCNHGTILQVTVQCLTPRTKLSDQETNFHLKAINENNYDLAIKSNESDCSNIQSVESSSVEDFDSTLSPGEIETRETSFSGSVSNCSHYSTEGSTGRENISSSISDGQSPTGIQGSTSSQKSVSHHDYPVNSSQSNNSSFVSQHMPEIGALSSKTTSASNNRLETNEELRAEAKMWEMNARKVMGDLDELRTELSDQYKNLAGIKMDLSAAQVERDSLKQEVEHLKLSFGDPRARQRASEDSLSEGECISEIENALKEELKFEKESNANLSLQLKRSQEANLELVSVLQELEETIEQQKIEIENLSSLTSEFSDLDKSFQISREGNKQFMQQLEQLEESKKNLLVKVEELESALEDKMREIEHSKIQNNKTLSDIEMEYEGKLSAKDKEMLSLKAKLFESIPESRNVETVSKNFGDADLLREVELLKEKVQELEVDCNELTEENLELLFKLKEATKSLKDGGASQDLLSDKVKDQSSTNFGSEIGNNLFRIFHSGDMIQGENNIKSSDDDDISIQEPGTSKLALEVRITDLNEELTNKTSEIGNLEANLSYKEKEIGSLQKLLNELEDKVYHLEQEHSQQEKQMEAMIKENMHELELSISDREQERQQLSMRVSVLEAQLRDLTNEREFHLEELENSRSKAARLQEKIMEMQTEIDSSTQEAQIRWSEAQEECEYLRVANRNLQNTIENLAEECSSVKKINGELRQEKLKVEEYCSLMGARLRESDERFAQCSERVEHLEESFTLMLEDIASKVKHLISDLDGLFYENRKHMEQGEALLNQMQMEKMVETQNLELEIEKLRLKLSAVYHEKEKIASNALLEVSTLRDDKAKLESAFEEAQSKVILAQNEVDAMQSQNEQKLKDLTTQVAEYKIKVEMLTTEHEKLLKLVEDSKSRELKFKSTINALELKLTVTEYERQQIMDESGNLKVKLQQNYKFENENIALNNELNASKSEKERLEASLHLTSELCEDLKADKTSLEERLVQLENDLKARETRCVQDTELSHNKRINRQHQQTIQLLEQEKAEFQTKAQALEEELKLIKEQKRNQVSKFNRKSSPVHDDTKASKQNFGVKNTNQHRNNRKKSLKNDSIKYQSEVETELGLLDENIHAVEVDPLSKTQLHDNEQAKANEANNIEVQIHRSPSRGQKIQVNGPVKSVAEELVTKEKFERTKSMLEAELRDIQERYFHMSLKYAEVEAEREELVMKLKATKKKGWLS